The Theobroma cacao cultivar B97-61/B2 chromosome 2, Criollo_cocoa_genome_V2, whole genome shotgun sequence genome includes the window ttaaatttctttgttaAACTCACATGGGGAGTTAGTAATTTTTTACTAAATAAACATTTTGCAATGTCATATCTATTAATGTCATGTGAGTTTGATCAAAATGTCACGTCAATATACTTAATTGTGAAATTTAAAGATGTTagaaataaagattaaaattaataaattgataaaatataaagatttaatttacataaattattatatagagattaaatttataatttttacctaatacaaaaactaattatataatttaatcaaatataaacatCACAAACAATTAAACACGAAAAGGAGAAAGAATacgaaagagagagagagcctTGAGCGTGGATTGGGCAAATAACAAGAGAAGAAGGAAAGGAAGTGACGAGAGCAGTCATACTCgtttttcatctttatccCTTGATAGTCAACTGAAACATAAAGGATAAAGAAATTAGGATTATTCCACTCCAGCTTCTTGTTAACACATAATGGGTATCTCTTTAATGAAAAGGTCAACTCTAATGATTAATCTTGTACAGATTTGGATCCGCGTTATACGCAAGGCGGGCGATGTCCTGCCAGCCCATTACCCTTtcactttcctttttctcttcaaatttCGTAATGGTACAACGCATTACTGCATTAGTATTTCCTACTGGACtggtaatttaatttatgagTTGTACCAATGTTTAGCCTTAAACCCCATTTCCTTGTGTTTGTGTTTATCATTTTAATCAAGTAAAAATCTTGGGGAAGGAGTTTGGACTTGAAACCAAAACTTCACAAAAATGGCCAACACAATGAGTTCAATACCATTTCAGCTGTACTTCATATAATTTTCAATCCTTATTAGTAGATTTGACTTGGCCAAGGACAGTGGCTTCATCTGATGGAAGGTGTTGATTGTCTCATTATTGTTATAAAGGCAATTATGAGAAGATGGTATTGACGAAGAATGCAAGACCAAAGTAATTAGATGAATTACTCTTATAACTTTTCTCAATTCTGTCTTAAAAGAgcatttttgaaaattttaacttgCAACCTAGTGAGGAAAGATCACTATGATTCCATCCGAGTGAAACTTCCAGCTCTAATTTCCTTTCACTTTTTTCATCTCTTTTCTcctaaaggaaaaaaataataataataatagaacACTTCATTCATCCACGATGCGTGTGGTAGTTGCAACAACTAGGATTCTTCGACATTTCTATAGAAATAAATAACGCAAATTAACAGAAACAAAGCTTCCATTTTCGGGGCAGTTCGAAACCGTTTCTTACTTCATCCACGTCTTTCGGGCATTGTTGGGTTGGGTTTCTGAGGATTAGGTGCGCCTCGAGGAAAGGAAAGAGTCATACCCTTCTTTCACATGGAAGCCACGAATCGCTCTCTCCCTAATCCGACATTTGACTTTTTGGGTCGGGCACTGAGCACGAGAATATATCAAGCTTATCTTATacatcattattattttttttctctcgcGGAGTTTCTGTATGTCTGGGTCAAATGATGCGTGCATTGCTGATTGGTCGTTTGCTATGCATAAAGCAATCAACAGCGATTAGTTGACggcaaaatattattaatacaGACAGTAATCGTcccaaaatccaaaagaaaatggttaagttggaagaagaaaaggaaataattattttttttaaaaaaaaaagtaagaaaaggAGTTTGGTATCCTTGAAAAACCAAGCTGGCATTGCTAGTCTACATGTTCATTAAACCAACTCCAACAGGTAAATAATAAACTAATCTTCTCTTTCTGAAAATGCATGTTCTTGGTCTTCATCTTGCTTTATATATAGAATTCCTAATtcaaactaaaacaaattgatCTTTTCTCCAAGGCCACATTGGATCTGTTTGATACTTcgattttattcaaattactTCTTTCACAGCCAGGAAAATGGCAGTGCTGAGGACATTGGTAGGTTTGGCTGCCACAGCCATGCTCATCCAGTTAGCCATGGCGGCAAATTACACAGTTGGAGGTCCAACTGGAAGCTGGGATTCGAGCACTGACCTGCAAACTTGGGTTGCATCGCAAAAATTTGTAGTAGGCGATAATCTCAGTAAGTTGTATGCACATATCAATATAACTATATATTACTATGCTTGTCTCTTTCATGATATCAACACTGGCAAGCATAATTGCTCAAAACATGTTGGTttattcctttattttttgaacCGTCCGCATCAAGAATGAGTTTTAAATTGACATACCTATTATCTGCAGTTTTCCAGTACACTCCAAACCATGATGTGCTTGAAGTTAGAAAGGCAGACTATGACTCCTGCCAGACAAGTAGCCCAATTCAGACGTATAACAATGGCAACACAGTCATATCTCTCTCTTCTCCAGGAAAGCGATACTTCATCTGTGGAACCCCCGGACACTGTAGCCAAGGAATGCAGATTGAAATAGACACCCTAGCAACATCTACACCACCAGCAAcaactccttcaactccaCCATCTGCTTCTCCAGCTCCAGAAACTTCTCCCTCGCCAGCAAAATCCCCAAAGTCAGCTCCTGGCAGTCCATCATCCCCTGATGTTCCTTCAACTGAATCTCCTGGAACCTCTCCTTCTCCCAGTGGCCTTTCACCACCACCATCTCCCTCATCAGCTAACAGAAGCAGTTTCCAGACAAGCCTCACATTGGGATTTGGCCTTGTGCTGATGATGCTTTTGGCCCTCTAAGCCTCTGAAGGTTCTTTTCTTTGAAAGAatcttcaaatggttttatctttttgaaaatttttctgtTCTCTAGACTCTACTCTGTAACACTCAATTGTCTGGCTTATTTGTGAAATAGAATCTTATACTGCATCATTTTGCAAACAACATTGTTGTTGAGCACAGCTAGGAGCAGTTAAACCCAATTTATGAGTCAATTTATGACGAGAAATAATGACAAACATGGATTTCTATAATTTTCCCAGAAACAACAATATGGGGAAAACATTCCAAAACACATGAAACTGTAGCTCATGGGAAGATAATAAATAAACCACTGTTGCAGACTCATATGTGACTCAGCtagttaaaatttataaattattgtattttaCATTAGGAGTAGCAGAAATCCACAGAAATTGCTAGTTTCTAGACAGCATGTCCAGCTAATCAACTACTGGACATTCACACATAACATTATAACAACACAGCAAAGACCATAAGAATATAAAGTAAACAAGCAATCATAAAGAGACTGGCAGTAAGAATCAAACCATCATCATCCTTCAATTAAGCAACTGGAGGACGAAGTACATGATCCTGTGATGTGTCTACTGCAGCAGGCGGCATGAATTGCCACATGGCAACACCAGGAAACCCAATGTAAGGCATCAACTTGTTGCCAGCAGCTTGCCCTTGAGAAGCAAATGCAGCTGCCATTGGAGTGGGGTGCGGCAGGAAGCCTGGTCGTGTGCTCATGGCATTAACTTGCTGCTCCAACTTCTCCTTGTCTGCTTTCAGCCTCTGCTTCTCATCACGAAGCTCATTCTTCTCAGCCTGCATGGATTAACATGCCACCAAGCATAGAAAATCACTAACTGCTCTACAACCATCTTTATTATTTAGGCGAAAGGAATAATATGCTTAAAAAGAAGcatttttcttagaaaatgCGCAACAATGACTATCCTTATTCTGCGTAAACGCATAAGAAGAAGCATTTGGGGAATTGAAGTTTATCTTCCAAAATGGtaagttaaaaatattcaatctgatcttttttttttcttttgaggaACAAGCTGTACCTtcaattctttaatttttgctTGCAACTCCTCATTCAATTCTTTCAACTTCTGGGCTTTACTGCGTAACTGATGCACCATTTTTAcagcaacaattaaaatagCAACCTTGTCTGCTTTGGGTGGCCTTCCAGGCTCCAAGATGGCACCCAGTTCCAGGAACCTTGAAATTTAACCAACTCTGACGTGAGAAACAAGGCACAAGAACACTGgagaacataaaaaataaagaaaagtatCATGCCTATCATTCAGCTTATTCCTGCGCAATTTCTCCCGGCATGCTTTTGATCCAGATGCATAACATGATTCAGACTTCAACCTACAGAGAACATTCATAAGGGAACATGTTTTTACTCTCTTTATCAACAAACATACCAGGAAGGTGTTGTACAACAAGGGCCTTCATATAGTTTGCAATTTCTAGTGGACAAAGACGAAACATGATAATCACCTTTTCCTAGAGGCAACTTCCTTCAAGCTATCTGAGTCAGGAAATGAGCAATCAACTGCAGCACTGAAAAATAAATAGCAGTGGCATGTCAAGAGATATCTTACCATAATATGAAAACAATAACCGCCATTCGTGTTCTCcaaaacattaatttttagttAGTACTCATTCTCAGTGCAAATCTTTCACCTTGAATCAACTTACTAGTATTTCATAAGTTAGCAACCAATTACAAAGCAGCACCTTTATACACAAACATTAGGAGAAAAAAATCATTGCTTCAAACTGATAACTATTACTTATAATTTAAAGctaaaaatagaaagaattATGTCAAACAAAGTAAACAGCAGAATACTAGTAGACTAATATTTTCCACCAAAATTGCACCTCTATAAACTCAACAAACTTGCTGCCATATCTAATTCCCTGACAATTTCAgtactttctatttttcattctcttcCTCGGAACCAAACAGAAAATTTCAAACCTTAGATTAGAGCGAGCATCGAGAGTAGTTTGCGGGGGCCACCCATAGCCGGCAGCTGGACGCGGGAAGTCAGGTATGCCGTAGTCAAGAAGCCAATTGGTGTTCTCAGAGGAATCCAGTTCCAtggaaatttttgtttccttgctAGAAAGAGCATCGAATTTGAATGCCGAATTTATACATGGTATGGAAAATAGATACAAAAGAATGTTTTCTCCGTTTGGGAAAGAATTGGAAGAAcggtgaaaaaaaaaaggagagaaaaaaagcGCAGAGAGATGAGCGTGACATTACTAGAGTAAGCGGTACGTATTTGGTGGGTCCATGAGTTCTGTTTGGCAAGCGGGATAGTGTAATGCGGTTTAATGATATTCTCTCGCTCGACCTTGAATGTTTCTTGATCTTTGATTGTAGTATTATTTTACTCACATCATTTTTTAGAAAAGGGTTTGAACTAtgattcttttattatatttaattaaatttttatatttttattttatatcaaatagacatttaaaattaattattattaattaaaatattacatattattttatattcatgaGATTTTAAAGTGGTGTTAACATATATACTGATTCATCATGTCATATCGCCATTCATTATAACATGTCAATAGATTACATAAGAATCACATGAATATATAATAACATgtgatattttaatatgtaatagtaaattaattattaattatataaatttatttgatttaaaataaaaatataataatttgataaaatataataagagaataaatatttatttgaatttttccgaatttttcaaaggatttttaaaatatcatggctattttattctattagctTGCTTGATGCATTTCTATGAGtcttgcaaaaaataaaataaaaatttcagagTGTATTTATACGTATATACAGATGTTTtacatattaaataataaaattaaatttattccAAGTTTAATGCTTATGCTATACTCAATAACATTTGtttccttaaaattttcataaaccTCGTAATTTTTTATACTGCTATTAGTATTCCAATTCTGATTTATAACAAATCTTTGTGATTATATAAATGGTCCGCGTTGGCGCGTCCCTCCTAATTTACAGGGAAAAGGTCATCACAAAACGCACTAGCAATTTCCAAATGAGAGAACTTGCGGAGAGGGTTATCCAATGGCGGACGTTTTCTTGTAAAAAGCGGTATCTTTCATGCTCAACAACAAATTCTTCCAAGCTTCAACTTAATGTCAAATACAAAATGAAAAGGACTTGCATCCAAACACACCGCTAATTAACTATGTCAAACAATACTGACGTCATGGAAAGTTAACcgtttaatatatatatatcctcaGTCCTCACTGCGTATGAATAGGAATAGCTGGGTGAGTGATGATGACAAGATTCCCTTATTCACCCGCTGTTCCCACTCAATTACGCAAGCCATGATACAATTTCTTCCTAATTAAAAAACAAGATAAGAATCCCCCTGTACCATTGTTTTACACTAACTTAGTCACTGTGATGGGGAAGAAATTATATGCAAAAGAGCAAGTCTAATCAGATTGTGTAGATgctaaaaattatataaacttatGGCTGGGATCGAACCTCTGTTGCAAGGGCTGGCTGCTGTCATAGTCGACTTTCGTTGAATATGATGATGACTAGTGAAAATCTTAGGTAAGCttaagctttcttttcttttcttctccttttgtTGTTAATGTAATTTGGATTCCATGCAGTTTTCATTACTTTGTCTTCTTATTTCATTCCTGATTAAGTTGTGCAACTTGCTGGAAATATACATCGCCTAACACAATCATGCATCTATAGGTCATTCATACTTATCCTTTTAAGCAATGCTCAAAAGAGATTACAGAACCATATGTAGTCTtctctttataaaaatttaattacaagGAGTTAGGTtgacatttatttttttttgtttttggtacaTATAATACAAGGTTAGATGAGGGAGTTGAAttgttgatttaacctcgatcTCACCTTAAAGAaatactttttccttttatgttattcttgtgtttcatttttgcttttgtcattgaatataaataactaaaggttgaatttttaaataatttaaaataatttgatcgATTAGTTAGTATCCCCCccaaccccccccccccccccccctgcCCCGGTCTccatattttttgtttgttttagcTTTTGTTTCCTAATTGATGGCATACAAATTAAAGGTTTGCCCATGCAGCTCATACATACCTATTTTAGCGAAGCTTAAAGAGAATTGAATATAGGGGCGGATTCATAAATTAATAGtgtcataattaaaataattaatagtaattaaaaatataaaatatgttaaaatttataatttaaaagttttaatattaaattaaaaaatatataaattcagtttattcatttaatactttaaagtaaaaatatttatacatGATAACATCAGTAGAAACATTAACAAatacatttttttcaatatatattatcaaaCAATCATTAGTCCACTCGTCACTCATTCAAtataagattttaatttttgaaaaaggaGGATGAAAACTGCAACTAAGTACTAAGAAGAGATAACATTACGATGGGCCTCAAGAGTAAGATGAGGAGAGAGAATAGTTTaagttttgacttttttaataaaattttaaattatagaaaaatttttttatcttatcatgtaatatttaaatattactatataaattacattttgataggtttactttaacttgaaatatacaaaattataaaaaaaaattaatgaattccATTAGTATTATTAACtacataaaacttaataaaactttaaaaagttatataatgagtaaaaattattattaaatgaGTGGTGTGACACCACTCTCCTCAAGGTGGGTCCACCTATGACTGAATATAACATCTATGTATCACCAATTATACCATATAATTTCCTTGTTATTGGACTTTAAGCTAAGTCTATGCAAATGCTTTGATTATTGTTATGTAATAAAGTCAAATGATCCTGTTAATTTGGACAAACAGGGGAGTGTTGAGGGTATAAGACTAGACCTCTGCAAGGAAACGGTTAATACACTATGAATTACTTTATTCAAAGCTTGTCATTCTATTTGGAACTGAACGTGTCAGATTGAGTGGCGGCGCGTGGAGGTGCGTGTCTGGATCAAACAAGGTCGGTCAGCGCATGGAAGCACCTGAATCTTTCGATGAAGCTCAGGCAATTGTTGACTAGCAAACCAAAATGAGACACGAGACAAGATGGTTGGCGGCGATGATTTTGTGATTTGGTGAACATAGTGATGTGAATTCCATAAAGATTTATCCGTTTGAATATTGGATTTTGAAACAACAGAAGAAAATCCAAACATTGAAGATACAATAAGTTtctataaaattcaaaatgaaataaattttgatatcacgttaaaaaagaaatattttatattttgaattatgtaaattgttaaaatataaaattaattttatttatattttaattttaactaattaatagTACTTTACGTTAAAAAGCTAACTAACCAATTAACGgtattgtattttaattgtatcatTGAATTTATACAATAATCTtaacaataaataatcaaaaataattcacaatttataaattaattgattcctataaTACATTGTTTacaagttttaaatttaattataatatatctCAAAGAAAATTACACTCAGTGAAAATGACaatcacaaaaaaattatCCAGAGCCATGCATCGTTAGTTTGCTAACCAAAGCAGAAAGGACATACTAATAATCCAAGGAAAAGAACAAGAGTATGgcttgaaaaaacaaaaaaaaaaaaccactaAGTGGGCGGAAAGCTAATACCTTATCTTTTGCAGGGTTGCTTGCATATATTTgtataatataaaagaaactgaaaaaggaaaaagaaaaagagagaaagaaaaacaaaatgtgttGCGTGAAACAAACTCTAGAGTTAATGTTTTGTGTTCTTGCTAAGAAAGAGGCCCACCCCACCCACACTATTTCCtctaataaaaagaaaaaaaaaaacaaagcaaagaGGGTAGGGCACCTTTCGTATGTCACGAATAtcacattaataaaaaataagatgaattttatgtatataaatattaatttttcactatttattaagtatatttttttgattgagAATGTGGATtcatgatttataaatttatataaactctattttcaaagcttaAGACTGCATGAGATTCGGGTTAAATTTTGATCCGTGATAAGTGGTATCAAAGTAGACCTAGATTTTCATTGATGTAGACCATTAACCACTTTAGCTGACCtctttgagagagaaagaatctTTCTATTCAGTTATTAGTTGATGAGAGATACAAGGGTTAAAGTGGATAGAATGTCATGGATCCCACATCAGAGAGTCGAAGTGGGTAGAATGTCATGGATcctatatcattaaaaaatgagataaaatttgagtatataaatataaatatttcaccACTTATTATGAATGTCTTTTGAATTGTGAATTGATCTCATCAACCATATGGGGTTCTAGCCAAGCTTCTATTTCCTtattatctaaaaaaaaaagatggaattgaattattgaTCTCACACATAAcagtctttaattttttatttttcacttgtaCTTATGGATTCATGTGCTGAATTTCCCGCATGAATCCAAATTTCGAGCACACTCACCCATGAGGTGGGTCTAGAGTACCCTATGTGCTGTGATTGTCGGTGGTTCATGTCAATTAGATGCAAAACCAACCCTTACATTCATGTTGCTGAAATTCTCTGCTGCGTCATGATTTTACCTTTGAATGCGCCCCACATAGACGGGAAGAGTCAAAATGGATTTAAAGCTATCgactatttttcaaaatacaaagtgaaaaaattgCTGTTACTCTATAAAGCAGAGATTACTGGTCAAAGTCAAAAGTTCTTTATCAGATCTTTTTGCGACTCATCACGGAGAAAGAACCTTAATTCATTGCTGTATAGATTTGAATTCTAAAGGCTTAGATTAAAAGCTTTGAGAATATTTGGTATAATTCCGACAACGCATAGTAAAATTATTGACCGACACGTGTTCAGGTGATTGCATGGTCATTTTTTTGACGAGTCGATCTGGTCAAGTCCCCTTTGTTACTTTATGTTTAGTATTATCCTATCTTACATCCTCTCTGTTACCCAAGGG containing:
- the LOC18608534 gene encoding uclacyanin-2, which encodes MFIKPTPTARKMAVLRTLVGLAATAMLIQLAMAANYTVGGPTGSWDSSTDLQTWVASQKFVVGDNLIFQYTPNHDVLEVRKADYDSCQTSSPIQTYNNGNTVISLSSPGKRYFICGTPGHCSQGMQIEIDTLATSTPPATTPSTPPSASPAPETSPSPAKSPKSAPGSPSSPDVPSTESPGTSPSPSGLSPPPSPSSANRSSFQTSLTLGFGLVLMMLLAL
- the LOC18608535 gene encoding transcription factor ILR3, whose product is MELDSSENTNWLLDYGIPDFPRPAAGYGWPPQTTLDARSNLSAAVDCSFPDSDSLKEVASRKRLKSESCYASGSKACREKLRRNKLNDRFLELGAILEPGRPPKADKVAILIVAVKMVHQLRSKAQKLKELNEELQAKIKELKAEKNELRDEKQRLKADKEKLEQQVNAMSTRPGFLPHPTPMAAAFASQGQAAGNKLMPYIGFPGVAMWQFMPPAAVDTSQDHVLRPPVA